The proteins below come from a single Cricetulus griseus strain 17A/GY chromosome 6, alternate assembly CriGri-PICRH-1.0, whole genome shotgun sequence genomic window:
- the LOC100772744 gene encoding olfactory receptor 4P4 produces the protein MESTNNITEFILLGLSQNKKIKILCFLLFLFCYTAILGGNLFIMISITLSRLNEQPMYFFLNCLALSDLCYTSTVTPKLLTGLLMKRNMISYTSCMAQLFTMHFFGGIEILILTVMAYDRYVAICKPLHYTSIMSRGRCHAMVAACCAGAFIHSFLQSFLVTSLPFCGPNEMDHYFCDVYPLLSLACTNTFRVGLLVVVNSGMMGLVTFMVLMWSYSFILYTIWAYPAESRGKALSTCSSHVTVVVLFFVPVLFIYIRPAASYPEDKVFALFYTIIAPMFNPLIYTLRNMEMKNALRKVWCHKVLFIGKRIIIFTAESDHEKAKACCSSF, from the coding sequence ATGGAAAGTACAAATAATATCACTGAATTTATACTGCTAGGACTTTCCcagaacaagaaaattaaaattctatgtTTTCTGCTGTTCTTGTTTTGCTACACAGCTATTTTGGGAGGAAACTTGTTCATAATGATTTCTATCACACTCAGCCGACTAAATGAACAACCCATGTATTTCTTCCTTAATTGCCTTGCTTTGTCAGACCTGTGCTATACCTCCACAGTGACTCCCAAGCTTCTCACTGGCCTTCTCATGAAAAGAAACATGATTTCTTACACCAGCTGCATGGCTCAGCTTTTTACCATGCACTTCTTTGGGGGAATAGAGATCCTCATCCTCAcagtgatggcctatgaccgctacgTGGCCATCTGCAAGCCCCTGCACTACACCAGCATCATGAGCAGGGGGAGGTGCCATGCCATGGTGGCTGCTTGCTGTGCTGGTGCTTTTATACATTCTTTTCTCCAGAGCTTCCTTGTTACCAGCCTTCCCTTCTGTGGCCCCAATGAGATGGATCACTATTTCTGTGATGTTTATCCTTTGCTGTCACTTGCCTGCACCAATACATTTAGAGTCGGACTTCTGGTGGTTGTAAATTCAGGCATGATGGGACTAGTGACCTTCATGGTCTTGATGTGGTCTTATTCCTTCATATTATATACCATCTGGGCTTACCCTGCAGAGAGCCGCGGAAAAGCTCTTTCTACATGCAGTTCCCATGTCACTGTtgtcgttttgttttttgttcctgTACTTTTCATATATATTAGACCGGCTGCCTCTTATCCAGAAGATAAAGTGTTCGCTCTTTTCTACACAATCATAGCTCCCATGTTTAACCCTCTGATCTACACTCTGAGAAACATGGAGATGAAGAATGCCCTGAGGAAAGTTTGGTGTCATAAAGTACTTTTTATTGGAAAGAGGATCATAATATTCACTGCTGAATCAGATCATGAGAAAGCTAAAGCATGCTGTTCATCTTTCTAA